The following are encoded together in the Robertmurraya sp. FSL R5-0851 genome:
- a CDS encoding 7TM diverse intracellular signaling domain-containing protein: MKRIWSILALLVIVICGGIINDAQASVIINQEKTGKYNIYENMEILEDKEGNLTIEDVSSTTLSNQFTENKEGIPSYGYKSSVYWLRFEIDNHLSTDEYILEFPYAPHDSITLYEQNGTNKYIALNGGDLLPFSERDRKHRHVTFELIIPEKETSIYYVRIQSEGSLQLSVVLWDEEAFSEKSIKEYLLFGIYYGSTLVMVVYNIFLYSSLRLRSYLWYVLLIFAVSMTQLTLNGFAYQFLWPDFPWWNNRSIVFSIALSNMAGALFVNKFLNVQHYAKRWSRILHMLTTFNIAILVVLMLSYSLALHLVTLSTILFIPVVLTTTILCWKRGNKAARYLFFAWFILLLTSLVSYLSDAGTLPLNTFTRYASLIGSFIEMILFSLALADRVKIIQMEKENAERATLLLNEELEERVQKRTEELQKSTEKLVSMERSRRHLLSNISHDLGTPMTSIQGYVKAMLDGVIEPCDQTYLKIVHEKTIYIDRLIQDLHDLSRLDERQASFSLNKVSVQKFIQFLYQYKSDVTSKNLKFQFDHQLSLEKNEWVLFMDLNRMRQVMENLISNAVKYTKENGFIKIEVIEYEEFYRRHRHQEEIAVALDNIGNIHRNQSLVIGVHDNGIGIDAESLPYIFDRFYRADAEQYDTYRNAGLGLAITKEIIDHHNGMIWAESLESRGSSFYFTLPIYTGEMGENK, from the coding sequence ATGAAAAGAATATGGTCAATACTTGCCTTACTAGTTATCGTCATATGTGGTGGAATCATAAATGACGCCCAAGCTTCTGTAATCATCAACCAAGAAAAAACAGGGAAATATAACATCTATGAAAATATGGAAATACTCGAAGATAAAGAGGGGAATCTTACGATAGAAGATGTATCTTCAACCACTTTATCCAACCAGTTTACAGAAAATAAAGAAGGCATTCCTAGCTATGGGTACAAGTCGTCTGTCTATTGGCTGCGCTTCGAAATAGACAATCATCTGAGCACGGATGAATATATTCTAGAATTCCCCTATGCTCCTCACGATTCTATTACTTTATATGAACAAAATGGGACGAATAAGTATATAGCATTAAATGGCGGTGATTTACTACCGTTTTCCGAGAGAGACCGGAAGCATCGACATGTGACATTCGAATTAATCATACCTGAAAAGGAAACTAGTATCTATTATGTCAGAATACAAAGTGAAGGATCCTTACAGCTCTCGGTTGTACTTTGGGATGAAGAAGCTTTTTCGGAAAAAAGCATAAAAGAGTATCTTCTTTTCGGTATTTATTACGGGTCAACACTTGTAATGGTTGTTTACAACATTTTTTTATATAGCTCCTTACGGTTACGGAGCTATTTATGGTATGTACTGTTAATTTTCGCCGTTAGTATGACTCAATTGACGCTGAATGGATTTGCTTATCAATTCTTATGGCCGGACTTCCCATGGTGGAATAATCGCTCGATTGTTTTTTCCATTGCTCTCTCCAACATGGCCGGTGCCTTATTTGTCAATAAATTTCTTAATGTTCAACATTATGCAAAGAGGTGGAGCAGAATTCTTCATATGCTTACCACGTTCAATATAGCAATACTCGTTGTATTAATGTTGTCATATTCTCTTGCCTTACATCTTGTTACTCTTTCTACGATTCTCTTTATTCCTGTTGTACTTACTACGACAATTCTTTGCTGGAAGAGAGGGAATAAGGCGGCTCGTTACTTGTTTTTTGCATGGTTTATCTTGTTACTAACTAGCTTGGTCTCTTATTTGTCAGATGCAGGAACATTGCCATTGAATACTTTTACACGATATGCCTCCTTAATAGGATCATTTATCGAGATGATTCTCTTTTCGTTGGCACTGGCTGATCGGGTGAAAATCATTCAAATGGAAAAAGAAAATGCAGAACGAGCCACGCTTTTATTAAATGAAGAGCTTGAAGAAAGGGTACAAAAAAGGACGGAAGAGCTGCAAAAAAGTACAGAAAAGCTGGTCAGTATGGAGAGGTCACGACGCCATCTACTATCGAATATCTCCCATGATTTAGGTACGCCGATGACGTCTATTCAGGGGTATGTCAAGGCGATGTTGGATGGAGTGATTGAACCTTGTGATCAAACGTATCTAAAAATTGTTCATGAAAAAACCATCTATATTGATCGGTTAATACAGGATCTACATGACCTTTCAAGATTAGATGAAAGGCAGGCAAGTTTTTCTCTAAATAAAGTATCTGTTCAAAAGTTTATTCAGTTTTTGTATCAATATAAATCAGATGTTACTAGTAAAAACCTTAAATTTCAGTTTGATCATCAGCTTTCCTTAGAAAAAAACGAGTGGGTTCTGTTCATGGATTTGAACCGAATGAGGCAAGTGATGGAGAATTTAATTTCGAATGCCGTTAAGTATACAAAAGAGAATGGTTTCATTAAGATTGAGGTTATTGAATATGAGGAGTTTTATAGAAGACACAGACATCAAGAGGAAATCGCTGTGGCCCTAGACAATATAGGGAATATTCACCGTAATCAGAGCTTAGTCATTGGCGTTCATGACAATGGCATAGGAATTGATGCGGAGTCACTTCCATATATATTCGACCGTTTCTATCGAGCGGATGCCGAACAATATGATACGTATCGGAATGCTGGACTTGGGCTGGCTATTACTAAAGAAATTATTGATCACCATAACGGAATGATTTGGGCTGAAAGCTTGGAATCACGGGGAAGTTCTTTCTATTTTACATTGCCTATCTACACAGGAGAGATGGGGGAGAATAAATGA
- a CDS encoding response regulator transcription factor: protein MRTVVIAEDEVDIRNLLKLYLEQEYRVISFANGEEALAGIQEVMPDLVILDILLPGMNGFKVCERLREKQIHVPVIFLSAKREQSEKIRGLEIGADDYITKPFDPGELMARVKAHLRRSTQQTATEEESTHMIKWGELHIDIEQYVVTVKGNPIHLSTKEIQLLILLASNPRRVFNTVQLYDLIWGEGQYGDLKTVSVHISTLRKKIEQNPSKPEYIITVRGFGYKFLS, encoded by the coding sequence ATGAGGACCGTTGTTATTGCTGAAGATGAAGTAGATATTCGGAATTTATTGAAGCTCTATCTCGAACAGGAGTATCGTGTGATCTCATTTGCGAATGGAGAAGAGGCGCTAGCGGGTATTCAGGAGGTCATGCCAGATCTTGTAATTTTAGATATTCTTCTGCCTGGAATGAATGGATTCAAGGTTTGTGAGAGGCTACGAGAAAAACAAATCCACGTCCCCGTAATTTTTTTAAGTGCCAAAAGGGAACAAAGTGAAAAAATCCGTGGGCTAGAGATCGGTGCCGATGATTATATCACAAAGCCATTTGATCCAGGAGAACTAATGGCAAGAGTAAAAGCACATTTGCGACGCAGCACTCAGCAAACCGCCACTGAAGAAGAGAGCACACATATGATTAAATGGGGAGAGCTACATATTGATATTGAACAATATGTGGTAACTGTAAAGGGAAACCCGATCCACTTATCAACAAAGGAAATACAGCTGTTAATTTTACTCGCTTCCAATCCAAGACGGGTGTTTAATACGGTGCAGTTATATGACTTAATTTGGGGCGAAGGCCAATATGGTGATTTGAAAACAGTCTCTGTTCATATTAGTACCTTACGAAAAAAGATTGAGCAAAACCCGTCAAAACCAGAGTATATTATTACGGTAAGGGGATTTGGATATAAATTTCTTTCATAA
- a CDS encoding anti-repressor SinI family protein, with product MKEIQNLDGEWIQLIKQAKDMGMSIEEVRTFLQSIMDGKHVTEIVKTMGLNVSFT from the coding sequence ATGAAAGAGATTCAGAATCTTGACGGAGAATGGATTCAACTAATCAAACAGGCTAAAGATATGGGAATGTCCATAGAGGAGGTTCGTACATTCTTACAGTCTATCATGGATGGGAAACATGTAACTGAGATCGTGAAGACGATGGGTCTAAATGTATCCTTTACATAG
- a CDS encoding S8 family peptidase gives MDKNYIVIFKSDTNLPSNYQDLVKNSGGKVTKALPKLGAVKVNSDNPNFLANIEKSTVVLDAGMESTIYPEAPVDVQALEDDFTATPANDLYNTYQWDIKQVTNNGASWNLEGGTGEAKDGKDIVVAVVDTGIDYTHPDIKENYAYGKSFVPGITSPMDQNGHGTHVAGSFAGNGRVLGIGPELKVAAYRVFGPTGGAYTSDIANALMTAADDNVDVVNMSLGGYDWFQNPDYATQEVVADVRLFNRAIQYAIKNGVTVVGSAGNNGVDLSSPGKLSGDEKGATHRSPSSQTMIRVAAGGEEKNLTYYSNYGVGKIDVIAPGGDYGTAWLETGDTTLRDRNKLCLSTVPGGYAFYAGTSMAAPKTAGLAGVIIAKYGKDVLSPSQVKHMIQNSADDWFKPGYDGESGFGAINAVNALK, from the coding sequence GTGGACAAGAATTACATAGTTATCTTTAAATCTGATACAAATCTTCCATCAAACTATCAAGATCTAGTAAAAAATTCTGGGGGGAAAGTAACGAAAGCATTACCCAAATTAGGGGCTGTTAAGGTTAACTCAGATAACCCTAACTTCCTAGCAAACATTGAAAAAAGCACAGTTGTACTAGACGCTGGCATGGAGAGCACCATTTATCCTGAAGCCCCTGTAGATGTGCAGGCCCTTGAAGACGATTTCACTGCTACTCCAGCGAATGATCTATACAACACCTATCAATGGGATATTAAGCAAGTTACCAACAATGGGGCCTCTTGGAATCTCGAAGGCGGTACGGGAGAGGCGAAGGATGGAAAGGATATTGTAGTAGCCGTTGTGGATACTGGGATTGATTATACTCATCCAGATATAAAGGAAAACTATGCTTACGGAAAATCTTTTGTACCAGGTATAACTAGTCCAATGGATCAAAATGGGCATGGAACACATGTGGCTGGGTCATTTGCCGGAAATGGTAGAGTATTAGGAATTGGACCAGAACTAAAAGTAGCTGCCTATAGAGTGTTTGGACCAACGGGAGGTGCGTACACTTCTGATATTGCCAATGCATTAATGACAGCAGCAGATGATAATGTAGACGTTGTTAATATGTCACTAGGTGGTTACGATTGGTTCCAAAACCCTGATTATGCAACACAAGAGGTTGTTGCAGACGTTCGACTCTTCAACCGTGCTATCCAATATGCGATTAAGAATGGAGTAACTGTAGTCGGATCCGCAGGCAATAATGGTGTAGACCTCTCAAGTCCTGGAAAACTTTCAGGAGATGAAAAAGGGGCAACCCATCGAAGCCCAAGCAGCCAAACAATGATCCGTGTTGCTGCTGGTGGTGAAGAAAAGAACCTCACTTACTATTCTAACTATGGTGTTGGGAAAATTGATGTTATCGCACCAGGCGGCGACTACGGTACAGCTTGGCTAGAAACAGGTGACACCACTTTGAGAGACCGTAATAAATTATGCTTATCGACGGTTCCGGGAGGATATGCCTTCTATGCAGGTACATCTATGGCTGCTCCTAAAACAGCCGGGCTAGCTGGAGTCATTATTGCCAAGTATGGGAAAGATGTTCTATCTCCTTCTCAAGTTAAGCACATGATTCAAAATTCTGCTGACGACTGGTTCAAACCGGGCTATGATGGAGAATCTGGGTTTGGAGCTATCAATGCAGTGAATGCGTTAAAATAA